The segment GCAGCTCTGCCGTTAACAAATGCGTTTCTCAGATCACCAGAGCTGTTAGTTGGCATCTGAACTTTCAGTTCACTCCACCACAGACGATACTGCTCTAAAGCTTCCAGGTAAGCTGGCTCATCTCCGGTAAAGATAACTCTGCCGTTCTCGTCAACGCGAGTTAAGCTCGCACCGTTGGATACCGCCAAGTCCCAAGGACGTGCGTCTACAATACCCCATTGGTCGATTTCGCCGTCGCCATCGAGGTCTTGAGTAGCAGCAATTGCGATTTCAGTAGCTGCGTCCCAATCCCATTCGCCGGCTAGGTAGAGCTCAAAAGGATCAGCTAAACCTTCGCGGTCAATCAGGGTCTTGTTATAAGCTACAAATATCAAGTCGTTTTGGTAACCAAAGAGCGGACGCCACTCAACTGGTCCAATACCCCAGTACTCGCCTTTGTACTTGAAGGCTTCCTCAACTTGTCTTAAGCTCGGGGGCATATTATCCCAGTATTGGTCGCCAATGATTTCATAAACTGGATAAGCAGCGTCATTAGATACTAATTCCCAGTAACCGATCTTGTTCTGCACATGCCAGAGGTCGTTTACAGATTCACCGGATAACAGGCGGTTAAAGTTAATCTCGGGAATTTCCCGCTCCTGCATCCAATTAATCTTAACATTGAACAGTTCTTCTACTTCTTCTACCCGTCCCATAACCATCAGGTCATCCTGGAAATAGTTGGCCATTCTTTCGCTGGTCCAGGAGATAATGGTTACAGTTTCGCCACCAAAATCATAGTTTTCAGCTGGCTGCAGACCAAACTGGGTCAAATCAAAAGCCGCAGCAGATGAACCGAAAACGATAAGACTCACCAACATAGCAGTGATCAACAGTCTTGCTCTTTTCACTAATATACCTCCTTTGTTTTAACTAGTCAGCTGATAAACTAAGACCAACTTCCCCCCCGCGCATCACCTCCGCTATTCTAATTAGTAAAGCTTAACCAACCAAACCTGTGCGTTCTACGCTCTCGATAAAGTAGCGCTGAGTGAACGCAAATAGGGTTAACAGCGGCAGAATAAACAGAATCATACCTGTGTTATTTAGGAGTGAAATATACTGCCCGGTAAAGTGTGCCCCCTGCGAATATGCATAGTTCTCAGCAGCAACGTCTAGTGTGTGGGAAAGTAGTGTTGCCTGCCGCCAGTACATGCCTGTAAAGAAGTAATCATTGTACTGCCAGACAAAAGAAAACAAGAAGACGATCACCAGTGCCGGCATTGCTCCTGGGAGCATTACCCGGATAAATGTCTGCATAGCGTTGGCTCCGTCGATATAGGCTGCTTCTTCCAGCGACTTTGGCGAGTTCTTAAAGAATTGGCGCATAATATAGATGAACAGACCATTGTTAAACCCTGTGCCGCTGGCAGCCATCAAAATGAACGGCCAGATGCTGTTTAAAAGATCGATGCCGGGTTTTGGCAGCACAAATGGAATAGAGAAGAAACGGAAATTTAGGTACAGAGGCAGAATAATGATCTGCGGCGGCACAATCAATGTGAATATGGCCAAACCAAAGATGATCTTTGCGCCCCTGAATTTGAATCTTGCCAATCCATAACCCACAAGAGTACAGGATGCCAGCTGCAAAACGGCAATCAGGAATGAAAAGGCTAGGGAATTACGAAGCGCAGTGAAATATTTCATATGAACATACATCGCTCGATAATTATTAAAGGTAAAGTTGCGTGGAATCCATTTTACGGTCTGGTCATACAGATCCTGTTCGGTCATGAATGACGACACGATCTTAGCAAGCAGCGGCCGCAAAATTACATAGCAGACGCTGATAATAATCAAATACCTGAGAA is part of the Bacillota bacterium genome and harbors:
- a CDS encoding carbohydrate ABC transporter permease, translating into MKRKQVIGFILGVLRYLIIISVCYVILRPLLAKIVSSFMTEQDLYDQTVKWIPRNFTFNNYRAMYVHMKYFTALRNSLAFSFLIAVLQLASCTLVGYGLARFKFRGAKIIFGLAIFTLIVPPQIIILPLYLNFRFFSIPFVLPKPGIDLLNSIWPFILMAASGTGFNNGLFIYIMRQFFKNSPKSLEEAAYIDGANAMQTFIRVMLPGAMPALVIVFLFSFVWQYNDYFFTGMYWRQATLLSHTLDVAAENYAYSQGAHFTGQYISLLNNTGMILFILPLLTLFAFTQRYFIESVERTGLVG